The following are from one region of the Amycolatopsis sp. QT-25 genome:
- a CDS encoding OsmC family protein — MSRQHDYRVTVRWTGDTGAGYRDYERGHDVVAEGKPVLKGSADPSFRGTPERWNPEELLVASLSECHMLTFLALCAQAGIGVTGYIDAASGVMRETPGNGGRFTEVVLRPVVTVADAAAIERAEGLHKQAHDTCFIANSVNFPVRHEPTTACARLSPTTS; from the coding sequence GTGAGCAGGCAACACGACTATCGGGTCACAGTGCGCTGGACCGGCGACACCGGGGCTGGCTACCGCGATTACGAGCGGGGCCATGACGTGGTGGCGGAGGGCAAGCCGGTGTTGAAAGGCAGCGCCGACCCTTCGTTCCGTGGCACGCCCGAGCGGTGGAATCCGGAGGAGTTGCTGGTCGCCTCTCTGTCGGAGTGCCACATGCTCACTTTCCTGGCATTGTGCGCTCAGGCCGGCATCGGGGTGACCGGCTACATCGACGCCGCCAGCGGTGTGATGCGGGAAACGCCAGGCAACGGCGGCCGGTTCACCGAGGTCGTGCTGCGGCCGGTGGTAACCGTCGCCGACGCAGCTGCGATCGAGCGGGCCGAGGGGTTGCACAAGCAGGCGCACGACACGTGCTTCATCGCGAATTCGGTGAACTTTCCAGTCCGCCATGAGCCGACAACAGCGTGTGCCAGGCTGTCGCCGACCACGTCCTGA
- a CDS encoding TauD/TfdA family dioxygenase, whose protein sequence is MLNVFAEDDLPINASFGDGSAIDPADLDGIRRVCHELARPVRWQPGDVLVIDNWLTMHGRAAYTGPRQVLVAMA, encoded by the coding sequence ATGTTGAATGTGTTCGCAGAGGACGATCTGCCCATCAACGCGTCGTTCGGGGACGGGAGTGCCATCGATCCCGCGGATCTGGACGGGATCCGCCGCGTCTGCCACGAGCTGGCCCGGCCGGTTCGCTGGCAGCCCGGTGACGTCCTCGTCATCGACAACTGGCTCACGATGCACGGCCGGGCCGCCTATACCGGCCCACGGCAGGTGCTCGTCGCGATGGCGTGA
- a CDS encoding TauD/TfdA family dioxygenase, which produces MPSTGPAVILADDVRPPDLMEHLDRHRLGVRDLVVERGAVLFRGFEVGSAARFHAVARAFMPELVSYVHGNSPRRRVTDRVYTSTEYPSEYPITLHNELSYTKSPPSYLMFCCLVPAAVGGETLMADGRRLLEEVTRQVRTCFLARTIRYTQNLPDGAGFGKSWQDTFETEDAEQVMRLLREGGAEFVWKPDGGCG; this is translated from the coding sequence ATGCCGTCGACTGGCCCGGCCGTGATCCTGGCGGACGACGTCCGGCCGCCCGATCTGATGGAGCACCTGGATCGGCATCGGCTCGGTGTGCGTGATCTCGTCGTCGAACGGGGTGCTGTGTTGTTTCGCGGATTCGAGGTCGGGTCGGCGGCGCGGTTCCACGCCGTCGCTCGCGCCTTCATGCCCGAGCTTGTCTCCTATGTGCACGGAAACTCTCCTCGGCGCCGGGTGACCGACCGGGTGTACACCTCGACCGAATATCCGAGTGAGTACCCCATCACGTTGCACAACGAATTGTCCTACACCAAGTCTCCACCTTCTTACCTCATGTTCTGCTGCCTCGTTCCCGCCGCCGTCGGCGGGGAAACCCTCATGGCGGACGGACGACGTCTACTCGAGGAGGTGACCAGGCAGGTGAGAACCTGTTTCCTGGCACGAACCATCAGGTACACGCAGAACCTGCCCGATGGTGCCGGGTTCGGGAAGTCGTGGCAGGACACCTTCGAGACGGAAGACGCCGAACAGGTTATGCGACTCCTGCGAGAAGGCGGGGCCGAGTTCGTGTGGAAGCCCGACGGGGGTTGCGGGTGA
- a CDS encoding TIGR03564 family F420-dependent LLM class oxidoreductase, protein MRIGQLLVTSGAFTAADLTAEAAKAKARGYHSAWTNQQPGGWDPIAVLAAMPDSPPELGTAVVPTYPRHPVVMATEALTAQALTGGRFTLGIGPSHEWVMTGQFGLPYEAPARHTREYLEVLRPLLRGEHVKYSGRFFTIDTQLAITAPEPPVLVAALGPRMLEVTRELADGTIGLWLQPRLVADYLVPRLGDGARVVMSVPVSVTTDPDGVRENFARDLAIVNELPAYRAALDRGGLSGPGDTVVAGDEEAVAAELRRYADAGVTDLIAAPAGDPQERQRALDLVPEVFPG, encoded by the coding sequence ATGCGGATCGGACAACTCCTCGTCACCTCCGGCGCGTTCACCGCCGCCGACCTCACCGCGGAAGCCGCGAAGGCCAAGGCCCGCGGTTACCACAGCGCGTGGACCAATCAGCAGCCCGGCGGCTGGGACCCCATCGCCGTGCTGGCCGCCATGCCGGACTCCCCGCCGGAACTGGGCACCGCGGTGGTGCCGACCTACCCGCGCCACCCGGTGGTGATGGCCACCGAGGCGCTGACCGCGCAGGCGCTCACCGGCGGCAGGTTCACCCTGGGGATTGGCCCCAGCCACGAATGGGTGATGACCGGCCAGTTCGGACTGCCCTACGAGGCGCCCGCACGTCACACCCGTGAGTACCTGGAGGTCCTGCGCCCGCTGCTGCGTGGTGAGCATGTCAAGTACTCGGGCCGGTTCTTCACCATCGACACGCAACTGGCGATCACCGCACCCGAGCCGCCGGTGCTGGTCGCCGCGCTCGGCCCGCGCATGCTGGAGGTGACCCGCGAACTGGCTGACGGCACCATCGGCCTGTGGCTCCAGCCGCGCCTGGTCGCCGACTACCTGGTGCCGCGGCTCGGTGACGGTGCACGAGTGGTGATGTCGGTGCCCGTTTCGGTCACCACCGATCCCGACGGCGTGCGCGAGAACTTCGCCCGTGACCTCGCCATCGTCAACGAGTTGCCCGCCTATCGCGCGGCACTCGATCGCGGCGGGCTGTCCGGACCGGGGGACACGGTGGTCGCCGGGGACGAGGAGGCCGTGGCCGCCGAACTGCGCCGGTACGCCGACGCGGGTGTGACCGATTTGATCGCCGCTCCGGCGGGCGATCCGCAGGAGCGGCAACGAGCACTGGACCTGGTGCCCGAGGTGTTCCCCGGGTAG
- a CDS encoding LysR family transcriptional regulator: MMELRALRYFVAVAEELHFGRAAERLRIVQPAVSQQVARLERELGTRLFDRTSRTVRLTESGRRVLAAARETLAAAEHVRAVVHEPSDLVRIGTAAGLTARLERGIDALRELNPGFDLVLVDLPVIERVHALRRGELDLALVRGPVSAPGVRVLPVWSEPLHAVVSARHPVAERGSVTVAELADHVLRAPSDPPLHEAVTAALGSTGTRFGRPVGTAQDTIVEVGSDPGSWALMPATEVAAIGSTRVRSLPLLPPITITGNILTPDDDIPRQCTHAITAAFEDA, from the coding sequence ATGATGGAGCTGCGGGCGTTGCGGTACTTCGTCGCGGTCGCCGAGGAACTGCACTTCGGGCGCGCGGCCGAACGGCTGAGGATCGTGCAGCCCGCGGTCAGCCAGCAGGTCGCCCGGCTCGAACGGGAGCTGGGCACGCGGCTGTTCGACCGCACTTCGCGCACGGTCCGGCTGACCGAGTCCGGGCGTCGCGTGCTCGCCGCCGCCAGGGAAACCCTCGCCGCGGCCGAACACGTGCGCGCGGTGGTGCACGAGCCGAGCGACCTCGTGCGGATCGGCACCGCGGCCGGCCTCACCGCCCGGCTCGAACGCGGCATCGATGCGCTGCGCGAGCTGAACCCGGGGTTCGACCTGGTGCTGGTGGACCTTCCGGTGATCGAGCGTGTCCACGCCCTGCGGCGCGGCGAACTGGATCTGGCGCTGGTGCGGGGCCCGGTGTCGGCGCCCGGGGTGCGGGTGCTGCCGGTGTGGTCGGAGCCGCTGCACGCGGTGGTCTCCGCCCGGCACCCGGTCGCGGAGCGCGGCAGCGTCACCGTCGCCGAACTGGCCGATCACGTGCTGCGAGCCCCTTCGGACCCGCCACTGCACGAAGCCGTCACCGCGGCGCTGGGCAGCACTGGCACCCGCTTCGGCCGACCGGTGGGCACCGCACAGGACACCATCGTGGAAGTCGGCTCGGATCCGGGGAGTTGGGCGCTGATGCCCGCCACCGAGGTAGCCGCCATCGGCTCCACGCGCGTCCGCTCTCTGCCGCTGCTCCCGCCGATCACCATCACCGGCAACATCCTCACCCCGGACGACGACATACCACGCCAGTGCACACACGCCATCACGGCCGCCTTCGAAGACGCCTGA
- a CDS encoding response regulator transcription factor, translating into MTIRVLIADDEALLRLAFSTVLEAQPDMAAVGEAEDGAQAIRLARELRPDIVLMDVRMPGTDGIEATRRIVRSCPRTRVLILTTFDLDEYAFAGLKAGASGFLLKNTRPEELLTAIRHIAVGDAVISPRITHRLLVKFRPHIPEGGTERDERLSRLSAREHEVLVQVGAGLSNSEIAATLYLAEATVKSHLGRILQKLELRDRIQAVIFAYESRLIHPT; encoded by the coding sequence GTGACGATCCGCGTCCTGATCGCCGACGACGAAGCGCTGCTCCGCTTGGCCTTCAGCACGGTTCTGGAAGCCCAGCCAGACATGGCGGCGGTCGGCGAAGCCGAAGACGGCGCCCAAGCCATCCGCCTCGCCCGGGAACTGCGTCCCGACATAGTTCTCATGGACGTCCGGATGCCCGGGACCGACGGGATCGAGGCGACCCGGCGGATCGTCAGGAGCTGCCCGCGAACCCGGGTGCTGATCCTCACCACCTTCGACCTCGACGAGTACGCCTTCGCCGGGCTCAAGGCGGGAGCCTCGGGTTTCCTGCTGAAGAACACCCGGCCCGAGGAACTGCTCACCGCGATCCGCCACATTGCCGTGGGCGACGCGGTAATCTCTCCGCGGATCACCCATCGTCTGCTGGTGAAGTTCCGCCCGCACATTCCGGAGGGTGGCACCGAACGCGACGAGCGGCTGAGCCGGCTCAGCGCTCGTGAGCACGAGGTGCTCGTCCAAGTGGGCGCCGGTCTGTCCAACTCCGAAATCGCGGCGACCCTGTACCTCGCGGAGGCGACCGTGAAGTCGCACCTGGGACGGATCCTGCAAAAACTCGAACTCCGCGACCGGATCCAGGCCGTGATCTTCGCCTATGAAAGCCGCCTGATCCACCCCACGTGA
- a CDS encoding histidine kinase: MRSARTAFWPVQLAKSAWRRASLLPPAVRSSLLPSLLLLNVVTTRPLRELPVAVTLTVVLLLPLMWRHRAPRTVFATVAAAASVQWLLDVQLPADIALLVALYTVAVRAGLRDTLVAGAVLEVGGLLACLRWATDGAFLTPFVAVTAMIVAVGVLGVHVRINRAYLAAVEERAVRLERDHDQQARVAVAEERTRITREMHDIVTHNLSVMVALTDAAVYAQHRSPGKATTAMLRISETGRQALTDMRRSLGVLRAGEPDALRHPLPGIAQLTTLADQMCAAGLPTRIDIHGGHAHVPATAQLAVYRLVQEAVTNTLKHTPAGTQAKVRIECSTESLTVDVTDTGPRPPSLAAGRSGHGITGMRERAAAYGGTLRAGPLPDGGWGVHTRLFLVGSEAVSA; encoded by the coding sequence GTGCGCTCCGCGAGAACAGCCTTCTGGCCGGTGCAACTGGCGAAATCCGCCTGGCGCCGAGCTTCCCTGCTGCCGCCGGCGGTGCGGAGTTCGCTGCTGCCGTCGCTGCTCCTGCTCAACGTCGTGACCACCCGGCCGCTGCGGGAACTGCCGGTGGCCGTGACCTTGACCGTCGTTCTCCTGCTGCCCCTGATGTGGCGGCACCGGGCTCCACGTACGGTGTTCGCCACCGTGGCGGCCGCGGCCTCGGTCCAGTGGCTACTGGACGTCCAGCTACCGGCGGACATCGCCCTGCTGGTGGCGCTGTACACGGTGGCCGTGCGCGCGGGCCTGCGCGATACCTTGGTGGCCGGGGCAGTTCTGGAGGTCGGGGGGCTGCTGGCTTGCCTGCGCTGGGCCACCGACGGCGCGTTCCTCACCCCGTTCGTCGCGGTCACCGCGATGATCGTCGCGGTTGGTGTCCTCGGTGTGCATGTGCGGATCAACCGTGCCTACCTCGCGGCCGTCGAGGAACGCGCCGTGCGCTTGGAGCGGGACCACGATCAGCAGGCGCGGGTGGCTGTCGCCGAAGAGCGGACCCGGATCACCCGGGAGATGCACGACATCGTCACCCACAACCTGTCGGTCATGGTCGCGCTCACCGACGCCGCCGTCTACGCACAGCACCGGTCGCCCGGCAAGGCGACCACCGCGATGCTCCGGATCTCCGAGACGGGCAGGCAGGCCTTGACCGACATGCGGCGTTCCCTGGGCGTTCTGCGCGCCGGCGAGCCGGACGCGCTGCGCCACCCGTTGCCCGGGATCGCCCAGCTGACGACCCTTGCCGACCAGATGTGCGCCGCCGGACTGCCGACCCGTATCGACATCCACGGCGGTCACGCCCACGTACCCGCCACCGCGCAACTGGCCGTCTACCGCCTGGTCCAGGAAGCCGTGACCAACACCCTCAAGCACACCCCCGCCGGCACTCAGGCGAAGGTCCGGATCGAGTGCTCGACCGAGTCCCTCACCGTGGACGTCACCGACACTGGACCCCGCCCGCCATCCCTCGCCGCCGGCCGGTCCGGCCACGGCATCACCGGCATGCGAGAGCGCGCGGCCGCCTACGGGGGGACGTTGCGGGCCGGGCCGCTCCCGGACGGTGGCTGGGGCGTCCACACCCGCCTGTTCCTCGTCGGCAGCGAGGCGGTGTCCGCGTGA